One part of the Anopheles coustani chromosome 2, idAnoCousDA_361_x.2, whole genome shotgun sequence genome encodes these proteins:
- the LOC131266343 gene encoding uncharacterized protein LOC131266343 isoform X2, with product MNGYTTDLPTNMENSRNCLRRIARHDDQEFSNQSILNAMDKFVKSVNTMDETILVPCRLMDRKVGDATDTVPVAPKAQHYGAHHGKKSNRATTRELLNTSELFQLYNTLKLVKVDLLWGRQDAEDGQQQQQQQQHSNGSSVSSSSPAGSEKVESNSSTTASSSGSTTTKGHVRRPSTVSVASSNSASTLSDSDSETSAENDSGIESEGNQEQDRSAELAKQFRTHLLGLYRSLEQMSEAANYLTARYQSDVGPV from the exons ATGAACGGCTACACAACAGATCTACCCACAAACATGGAAAACAGCCG GAACTGCCTGCGACGGATCGCCCGCCACGATGACCAGGAATTCTCGAACCAAAGCATACTGAACGCGATGGACAAGTTCGTCAAATCCGTCAACACCATGGACGAAACGATACTGGTTCCCTGCCGGTTAATGGATCGCAAG GTTGGTGATGCCACGGATACGGTTCCGGTAGCACCGAAAGCACAGCACTACGGAGCGCACCATGGCAAAAAGTCCAACCGCGCCACGACGCGGGAACTGCTGAACACCTCCGAACTCTTCCAGCTCTACAACACGCTAAAGCTGGTCAAGGTGGATTTGCTGTGGGGCCGCCAGGATGCGGAAGATGGC cagcagcagcagcaacaacaacagca CAGCAACGGATCCtcggtgtcgtcgtcgtcgccggctGGAAGCGAAAAGGTCGAGTCGAATAGTAGCACCACGgcgagcagcagcggcagcaccaCGACCAAGGGCCACGTACGCCGGCCGAGCACCGTGTCGGTGGCTTCCTCCAACTCGGCAAGCACGCTGAGCGACTCGGACAGCGAAACGTCGGCGGAAAACGACTCCGGCATCGAGTCGGAGGGCAACCAGGAGCAGGACCGGAGCGCCGAGCTAGCCAAGCAGTTCCGTACGCACCTGCTCGGACTCTACAGGTCGCTGGAGCAGATGAGCGAAGCGGCCAACTATCTGACCGCCCGGTATCAGAGTGATGTCGGTCCGGTCTAG
- the LOC131266343 gene encoding uncharacterized protein LOC131266343 isoform X1, with protein MNGYTTDLPTNMENSRNCLRRIARHDDQEFSNQSILNAMDKFVKSVNTMDETILVPCRLMDRKVGDATDTVPVAPKAQHYGAHHGKKSNRATTRELLNTSELFQLYNTLKLVKVDLLWGRQDAEDGVDDSVVMGSSKKSAKSSSSSNNNSSSSNAAHSNNTTADPTVAIASSNGSSVSSSSPAGSEKVESNSSTTASSSGSTTTKGHVRRPSTVSVASSNSASTLSDSDSETSAENDSGIESEGNQEQDRSAELAKQFRTHLLGLYRSLEQMSEAANYLTARYQSDVGPV; from the exons ATGAACGGCTACACAACAGATCTACCCACAAACATGGAAAACAGCCG GAACTGCCTGCGACGGATCGCCCGCCACGATGACCAGGAATTCTCGAACCAAAGCATACTGAACGCGATGGACAAGTTCGTCAAATCCGTCAACACCATGGACGAAACGATACTGGTTCCCTGCCGGTTAATGGATCGCAAG GTTGGTGATGCCACGGATACGGTTCCGGTAGCACCGAAAGCACAGCACTACGGAGCGCACCATGGCAAAAAGTCCAACCGCGCCACGACGCGGGAACTGCTGAACACCTCCGAACTCTTCCAGCTCTACAACACGCTAAAGCTGGTCAAGGTGGATTTGCTGTGGGGCCGCCAGGATGCGGAAGATGGCGTGGATGATTCGGTGGTCATGGGCAGCTCGAAGAAGTCAGccaagagcagcagcagcagcaacaacaacagcagtagTAGTAACGCCGCACACAGCAATAACACAACCGCCGACCCGACCGTAGCGATTGCCAGCAGCAACGGATCCtcggtgtcgtcgtcgtcgccggctGGAAGCGAAAAGGTCGAGTCGAATAGTAGCACCACGgcgagcagcagcggcagcaccaCGACCAAGGGCCACGTACGCCGGCCGAGCACCGTGTCGGTGGCTTCCTCCAACTCGGCAAGCACGCTGAGCGACTCGGACAGCGAAACGTCGGCGGAAAACGACTCCGGCATCGAGTCGGAGGGCAACCAGGAGCAGGACCGGAGCGCCGAGCTAGCCAAGCAGTTCCGTACGCACCTGCTCGGACTCTACAGGTCGCTGGAGCAGATGAGCGAAGCGGCCAACTATCTGACCGCCCGGTATCAGAGTGATGTCGGTCCGGTCTAG